Proteins from a genomic interval of Spea bombifrons isolate aSpeBom1 chromosome 4, aSpeBom1.2.pri, whole genome shotgun sequence:
- the LMF2 gene encoding lipase maturation factor 2: protein MGEQRLVRNAFLWGLSGIYLCAFVSLYTQIPGLYGREGILPAWKMLRFSGKNVLEQFSDAPTLLWLGPWLGLDTEQGMECICLLGAILSLGALLFRCLRDSLVFLFLWVLYLSLYQVGQVFLYFQWDSLLLETGFLAILVTPLHILRSKNSKSTYDGITFWLIRWLLFRLMFASGVVKLTSRCPTWWGLTALTYHYETQCIPTGAAWYAHQLPVWLQKLSVVATYVIEIALPWLFFLPSRRLRLFSFYAQVLLQVLIILTGNYNFFNLLTIVLCFSLLDDQHITVFQQGKKSTQKGRSFFSYLALLLDLIVFGLIAFWTFKYFDLQINWDKRLVESRTAFTYHDFMQWLRNLTFPSIWVAAASLGWEVVTGMCRSTSVRGFFWKLWSLIQWAIFSCAAVALFAVSLVPYTYMEFESNGQLWPPVRQMFKAVDRYQLVNSYGLFRRMTGVGGRPEVVVEGSYDRVTWTEIEFMYKPGNISAAPPVIVPHQPRLDWQMWFAALGHHSQSPWFVSFVYRLLQGNKDVVRLVQNDASLYPFNAHPPLYIRAQLYKYWFTEADETGPLSHNWWRRRHVEEFFPTVHLGDPTLDSLLNDYGFKDKPPARRSLDAVLPFTLKVIRDFLHSFPAPLVLYSLFITVFTVCILQALFTGGSKSGNPKQRGHDKPPTEKKKQKVSSGQGDATKAPAPTGDLTRRNKKS, encoded by the exons ATGGGGGAGCAACGTCTAGTACGAAACGCTTTCCTCTGGGGGCTTAGTGGGATTTATCTGTGTGCTTTTGTTTCCTTGTACACACAGATACCAG GGTTGTATGGACGTGAAGGGATCTTGCCTGCCTGGAAGATGCTGCGATTCTCAGGGAAAAATGTATTGGAGCAGTTCAGCGATGCACCCACACTACTCTGGTTGGGCCCTTGGTTGGGACTTGACACAGAACAAGGCATGGAATGTATTTGCCTATTGGGAGCCATCCTTTCTTTGGGTGCCCTGCTCTTCCGATGCCTTCGAGATAGCCTGGTTTTCCTTTTCCTCTGGGTTCTCTATCTGTCCTTGTATCAG GTTGGGCAAGTCTTCCTCTATTTCCAGTG GGACAGTCTTCTCCTGGAAACTGGTTTTCTGGCTATACTGGTCACCCCTTTACACATCCTTCGCTCAAAGAACTCAAAGAGTACTTATGATGGCATTACCTTCTGGCTGATCCGCTGGCTGCTTTTTAGGCTCATGTTTGCATCAGGAGTTGTCAAGTTGACCAGCCGTTGCCCAACATGGTGGGGGCTTACAG CTCTTACCTACCATTATGAGACCCAGTGTATTCCTACTGGAGCTGCATGGTATGCTCATCAGCTTCCAGTCTGGCTACAGAAGCTCTCGGTGGTGGCTACATATGTGATTGAGATTGCGCTCCCATGGCTTTTTTTCCTGCCTTCTCGGAGGCTTCGTCTGTTCTCTTTTTATGCACAA GTTCTGCTTCAGGTCCTCATCATCCTTACTGGAAACTACAACTTCTTTAACCTGCTGACAATTGTTCTGTGCTTCTCTCTGCTGGATGATCAACACATCACGGTTTTTCAGCAGGGCAAGAAATCTACGCAAAAAG GTCGCTCATTCTTCTCATATCTTGCGCTTCTTCTGGATCTCATAGTATTTGGTCTGATTGCTTTCTGGACGTTTAAATATTTTGATCTTCAGATCAACTGGGACAAGCGTTTGGTGGAGTCCAGGACAG CCTTTACTTATCATGACTTCATGCAGTGGCTCCGTAATCTCACCTTCCCATCTATCTGGGTAGCAGCTGCATCTCTTGGTTGGGAAGTAGTTACTGGAATGTGCAG GAGTACCTCTGTTCGTGGCTTCTTCTGGAAGCTTTGGTCTTTAATACAGTGGGCAATCTTCTCATGTGCTGCAGTCGCTCTGTTTGCAGTCAGTCTG GTCCCCTACACTTATATGGAGTTTGAATCAAATGGGCAACTCTGGCCGCCTGTGAGGCAAATGTTTAAGGCTGTGGATCGCTACCAGCTAGTGAACTCGTATGGCTTATTTCGGAGGATGACTGGTGTGGGAGGAAGGCCAGAGGTTGTGGTGGAAGGAAGCTATGACCGTGTGACCTGGACG GAGATTGAGTTTATGTATAAACCAGGAAACATCAGTGCAGCTCCTCCAGTGATTGTCCCCCATCAACCTCGTCTAGACTGGCAGATGTGGTTCGCGGCCCTTGGACACCATTCACAAAGCCCATGGTTTGTAAGCTTTGTGTACAGGCTCCTCCAGGGCAACAAAGATG TTGTTCGTCTGGTACAGAATGATGCCTCTCTTTATCCCTTTAATGCACATCCTCCACTTTACATCAGAGCCCAGCTGTATAAATACTGGTTTACAGAGGCTGATGAGACGGG ACCTTTGTCTCATAACTGGTGGCGCCGTCGTCACGTTGAGGAATTCTTCCCTACTGTCCACTTAGGAGACCCCACCCTAGATTCCCTTCTAAATGACTATGGGTTCAAG gaCAAGCCACCTGCTCGTCGTTCCCTAGATGCTGTGCTCCCCTTTACACTAAAGGTCATCCGAGATTTCCTGCACTCCTTCCCTGCTCCATTGGTCCTATACTCACTTTTTATCACCGTATTCACTGTTTGCATTTTGCAAGCTCTGTTTACGGGAGGCAGCAAGTCAGGAAATCCCAAACAACGGGGGCATGATAAGCCCCCCACtgagaagaaaaaacagaagGTGAGCAGTGGTCAAGGAGATGCTACAAAAGCCCCTGCACCCACGGGAGACCTAACACGCAGAAATAAGAAGAGTTAA